The genomic region CCATGATCTGCGAGCGCTTGAAGGCCGGCTCGGCCCGATGGGTGTGGTTGAGGACGAGTGAGCACCGCAGCCGGTCGCCGTAGTCGAGGATGATCGAGCTGCGCGTGTCGCGCAGCTGCGGCATCTCGGGGTGACCGACCGCTTTGCAGTAGACACCAGCGGGCTCGCCGATCAGCCAGCGGATGGCGTCGAGATAGTGGATCGAGTGATAGACGATCTCGACGCGCGGCGCGCCGGCCATGAACGTCCAGTTCCCCCACGGCTGCTCGACCACGAGCCGGACATCGACGTCGACGATGCGGCCGAGATCGCCGCCGGCGGCGAGATCGTGCAGAGCCAGCATGGCCGGGGCGAAACGCAGCTGGAAGTTGAGTGCGGCGACCAGGCTGCGCTGGTGGCAGCAGGCCAGGATGCGATCGGCTCCGGCGAGATCCGCGCCCATCGGCTTCTGGATCAGCACGGGCGCGCCCTGTGGCAGCCGCTCGAGGATGCCGACGATCTGGTCTCCCGGGACTGCCAGGTCGAACACCG from Vicinamibacterales bacterium harbors:
- a CDS encoding Gfo/Idh/MocA family oxidoreductase — protein: MRDLRQAWPRPAHPRPIVFVGAGAIVRTSHLPAYARLGFPVAGFFDVNPEQARATATSVPSATVFTSIEAAAAHPGAVFDLAVPGDQIVGILERLPQGAPVLIQKPMGADLAGADRILACCHQRSLVAALNFQLRFAPAMLALHDLAAGGDLGRIVDVDVRLVVEQPWGNWTFMAGAPRVEIVYHSIHYLDAIRWLIGEPAGVYCKAVGHPEMPQLRDTRSSIILDYGDRLRCSLVLNHTHRAEPAFKRSQIMVEGTNGIARVTWGVNLDYPAGPPDTMQVTAERRWHDVPLRGSWFTEAFEGPMSNLQRFVAKEDPALVSSVDDAIKTMAVVEACYDSSAHGATPVPHRGRRE